The following coding sequences lie in one Thioalkalivibrio sp. XN279 genomic window:
- a CDS encoding AI-2E family transporter has translation METVLGWLRRQLANPQVVGLTLIVLLLGISIWLFGRILAPVLGSLVIAYLLDTLATRLRRRGVPHLLAVLLVFTLFLAILLVCFFWLAPLLTRQMAQLFQQVPFMVAEVQLALLKLPQEYPNFISEQQIKEMFSGVSSELLRYGQRIVTFSVASLMTLITLLVYLVLVPILVFFLLKDKAMLTGWVAGFLPRDRRLSEEVWVEVDRQIGNYVRGKFVEILIVGFVAWIAFRLLGLQYAVLLAAVTGVSVLIPYVGATVVALPVALVAYFQFGLAAQFYWVMIAYGVIQFLDGNVLVPLLFSEAVNLHPVAIIVAILFFGGLWGFWGIFFAIPLATVIQAILRAWPREEMAVMPLADTGAQE, from the coding sequence ATGGAAACGGTCCTTGGGTGGCTGCGCCGCCAGCTGGCTAACCCCCAGGTGGTGGGGCTCACGCTCATCGTGTTGCTGCTCGGCATATCGATCTGGCTGTTCGGCCGGATCCTGGCGCCGGTGCTCGGCTCTCTCGTGATCGCCTACCTGCTCGACACCCTGGCCACGCGCCTGCGGCGGCGGGGCGTGCCGCACCTTTTGGCCGTGCTGCTGGTTTTCACGCTGTTCCTGGCGATCCTGTTGGTCTGTTTCTTCTGGCTGGCGCCGCTGCTTACGCGCCAGATGGCCCAGCTGTTCCAGCAGGTCCCCTTCATGGTGGCCGAGGTCCAGCTGGCCCTGCTGAAGCTGCCACAGGAATACCCCAACTTCATCTCGGAACAGCAGATCAAGGAGATGTTCAGCGGCGTCAGCAGCGAGCTGCTCCGGTACGGGCAGCGCATCGTGACCTTTTCGGTGGCTTCGCTGATGACGCTCATCACCCTGCTGGTCTACCTGGTGCTGGTCCCCATCCTGGTGTTCTTCCTGCTCAAGGACAAGGCCATGCTGACGGGTTGGGTCGCCGGCTTCCTGCCGCGCGACCGGCGCTTGAGCGAGGAGGTCTGGGTCGAGGTCGACCGGCAGATCGGCAATTATGTACGTGGCAAGTTCGTCGAAATCCTCATCGTGGGGTTCGTGGCCTGGATCGCGTTCCGCCTGCTCGGGCTGCAATACGCTGTACTGCTGGCCGCGGTCACCGGGGTCTCCGTCCTTATCCCCTACGTGGGTGCGACGGTCGTGGCCCTGCCGGTCGCGCTGGTGGCCTATTTCCAGTTCGGCCTCGCGGCGCAGTTCTACTGGGTCATGATCGCCTACGGCGTGATCCAGTTCCTCGACGGCAACGTGCTGGTGCCGCTGCTGTTCAGCGAGGCGGTCAATCTCCACCCCGTGGCCATCATCGTGGCCATCCTGTTTTTCGGCGGGTTGTGGGGGTTCTGGGGGATTTTCTTCGCCATCCCGCTGGCGACCGTAATCCAGGCCATCCTCAGGGCCTGGCCGCGAGAGGAAATGGCAGTCATGCCATTGGCGGATACAGGAGCACAGGAATGA
- a CDS encoding VOC family protein produces MKYLHTMVRVSDLEASLDFYCNKLGLVELRRHDNESGRYTLVFLAAPGDEAAQVELTWNWDAEEYGSARNFGHLAYQVDDIYAACRRLMDGGVTINRPPRDGRMAFVRSPDRISIELLQKGEALPQREPWASMPNSGEW; encoded by the coding sequence ATGAAATACCTGCATACCATGGTGCGTGTCAGCGACCTGGAGGCGTCGCTGGACTTCTATTGCAACAAGCTCGGGCTGGTGGAGCTGCGCCGGCACGACAACGAATCCGGACGTTACACGCTGGTGTTCCTCGCCGCGCCGGGGGACGAGGCGGCGCAGGTCGAGCTGACCTGGAACTGGGATGCGGAGGAATACGGCTCGGCACGCAACTTCGGTCACCTGGCTTACCAGGTGGACGATATATATGCCGCGTGCCGGCGCCTGATGGACGGCGGCGTGACCATCAACCGGCCGCCGCGGGACGGCCGCATGGCATTCGTGCGCTCGCCCGACAGGATTTCCATCGAGTTATTGCAGAAGGGCGAGGCCTTGCCTCAGCGCGAGCCATGGGCGAGCATGCCCAACTCCGGCGAGTGGTAG
- a CDS encoding FHA domain-containing protein, which produces MSRDPFVGKSGELDFYTGPQHRDALNFLDHALHSNDLLLALTGEPGAGKSTTMNVGLTRHLPDAVVARLGALSGDPLDFLERIVTGFGFEGVKASHDEMRGLLTVFLSHQRQKGVTTVIVVDEIEAVPSGVMEELGWLSLLEPVRVGRLKLAMLGDERLERQMFAPRMQALRQMVRWQHRLEPLGVDETRDYLEFHVEGAGCHEPGLLFSPDAVAHIHAYSSGLPGRIDIVARQAIQRAAEAGDKAVRRGHVQLLKDQQGAATAPRRRAVASMDILLDHEPKARIRLNTPRLLLGRHPWNDVQLDHDSVSRYHAMLVREGGHWTVVDLNSTNGIHVNERSVRQQRLQHGDVVHIGRFRLVLNEGSGPTQTLPSVGDMSDTMVLG; this is translated from the coding sequence ATGAGCCGCGACCCCTTTGTCGGGAAGAGCGGCGAGCTGGATTTCTATACCGGCCCGCAGCATCGTGACGCGCTGAATTTCCTCGACCACGCGTTGCACTCCAACGACCTTTTGCTGGCCCTGACGGGGGAGCCGGGCGCGGGCAAGAGCACCACCATGAACGTGGGCCTCACCCGCCACCTGCCGGATGCAGTGGTGGCACGGCTGGGTGCGCTGAGCGGCGATCCGCTGGATTTCCTGGAACGGATCGTCACCGGCTTCGGCTTCGAGGGCGTCAAGGCCAGCCACGACGAGATGCGCGGCCTGTTGACCGTGTTCCTCAGCCACCAGCGCCAGAAGGGCGTCACCACGGTCATCGTGGTGGACGAGATCGAGGCTGTCCCCTCCGGGGTGATGGAAGAGCTCGGCTGGCTGTCGCTGCTCGAGCCCGTCCGGGTCGGCCGCCTCAAGCTCGCCATGCTTGGGGACGAGCGGCTGGAACGACAGATGTTCGCGCCTCGCATGCAGGCGCTGCGCCAGATGGTGCGCTGGCAGCACCGGCTCGAGCCGCTGGGCGTGGACGAGACGCGGGACTACCTGGAGTTCCATGTGGAAGGCGCCGGCTGTCACGAGCCCGGGCTGCTGTTCTCGCCGGATGCGGTGGCCCACATCCATGCCTATTCCTCGGGCTTGCCGGGACGCATCGACATCGTTGCGCGGCAGGCGATACAGCGCGCCGCGGAGGCGGGCGACAAGGCGGTGCGGCGGGGCCATGTCCAGCTGCTGAAGGATCAGCAGGGTGCGGCAACCGCGCCGCGGCGGCGTGCCGTGGCGTCGATGGACATTCTCCTCGACCACGAGCCGAAGGCGCGCATCCGCCTCAACACGCCGCGGCTGCTGCTCGGGCGCCATCCCTGGAACGACGTCCAGCTGGACCACGATTCGGTCAGTCGCTATCACGCCATGTTGGTACGGGAGGGCGGGCACTGGACCGTCGTGGACCTCAACAGCACCAACGGGATCCACGTCAACGAGCGCTCGGTGCGGCAGCAGCGGCTGCAACACGGCGACGTGGTGCACATCGGGCGGTTCCGCCTGGTGCTGAACGAGGGCAGCGGACCGACGCAGACGCTGCCCAGCGTCGGCGACATGTCCGACACGATGGTCCTGGGCTGA
- a CDS encoding CBS domain-containing protein: MTPRRSLVLVGPGATVAEARRIMAAHAIRHLPVADGDGKLVGLVSLTDILVAGDAADRPLRDIMVRTVDTVDERSNLRHAAMLMFRRKRSCLPVMRDGELSGIITDSDFLGVAIALMEQLEAVEPEAGEAEAEDSDVGDGLVS, translated from the coding sequence ATGACTCCTCGCCGCAGCCTCGTCCTGGTCGGACCCGGCGCGACCGTCGCGGAAGCGCGTCGCATCATGGCGGCGCACGCCATCCGCCACCTCCCGGTCGCGGACGGGGACGGCAAACTGGTGGGGCTGGTTTCGCTGACGGACATCCTGGTCGCCGGAGACGCTGCCGACCGGCCGCTCCGGGACATCATGGTGCGCACCGTGGATACCGTGGACGAGCGCAGCAACCTGCGCCACGCCGCCATGCTGATGTTCCGCCGCAAACGCAGCTGCCTGCCGGTGATGCGCGACGGCGAGCTCAGCGGGATCATCACCGACTCGGACTTTCTCGGCGTCGCCATCGCGCTCATGGAACAGCTGGAAGCGGTCGAGCCGGAAGCGGGCGAAGCGGAGGCCGAGGACAGCGACGTCGGGGACGGCCTGGTCTCGTAG
- the fusA gene encoding elongation factor G: protein MNNDRTDAIRNLALIGPAGTGKTSLAEALLHAAGAVKQRGRIERGDTVCDFDPREIEMAHSLDTAVCHLDWSDTHINLIDTPGFTDFLPRAVAVLPAVECAALVLSAAGGLETGVRRMMKAAGDAQLSRIIIVNKMDTDPDQLGTLLEEIQDAFGKRCLPVNLPGDHGKKVVDCFFRDSGEATDFSSIQEAHTHIIDQVVEVDEALMEAYLESGQNLEAQQLHDAFEKALRERHLIPVFFVSAETGAGVAELLDYIVKLMPSPREANPPPFMRGEGEAAEPVVVASEPDQHVVAHVFKVIVDPYVGRTAVLRVHQGTVKTGSQLFVGDARKPIKLNHLYRLQGKQNIEVDTAGPGDIVAVTRIESLDFNDVLHDSHDEDHFHVRLPEMAPPMMGVAIAPAQRGNEQKLSDALQKLCAEDPALRVEHRPSTNETVVLCSGELHLRLMLEAMRDRFNVEVETHPPTIPYRETITRPAEGHHRHKKQTGGAGQFGEVYLRIAPLPRGAGFEFVSEVVGGTIPQQFIPAVEKGVRQALESGAIAGFPLQDIRVAVYDGKTHPVDSKEVAFVSAGRRAFLEAIQNAAPIVLEPIVQLQVTVPIDDLGAVTGHLSQRRGRMLGSTSLTGQRIQINAEAPLSELQDYANQLKSITGGSGAWSMQLDRYEPVPAKVQQDLVAAAKPATAD, encoded by the coding sequence ATGAATAACGACAGAACAGACGCCATCCGCAACCTCGCCCTGATTGGACCCGCCGGCACCGGCAAGACCTCGCTGGCGGAAGCCCTGCTTCACGCTGCCGGTGCCGTGAAACAGCGCGGCCGCATCGAGCGCGGCGACACCGTTTGCGACTTCGACCCGCGCGAAATAGAGATGGCGCACTCGCTCGACACCGCCGTGTGCCACCTTGACTGGAGCGACACGCACATCAATCTCATCGACACGCCGGGATTCACCGATTTCCTGCCGCGCGCCGTGGCGGTGCTGCCGGCGGTAGAGTGCGCCGCCCTCGTGCTGTCGGCCGCCGGCGGGCTCGAGACCGGCGTGCGTCGCATGATGAAGGCGGCGGGTGACGCGCAGCTCAGCCGCATCATCATCGTCAACAAGATGGACACCGACCCCGACCAGCTCGGGACGCTGCTGGAGGAGATCCAGGACGCCTTCGGCAAGCGCTGCCTGCCGGTGAATCTCCCCGGCGACCACGGCAAGAAGGTCGTCGACTGCTTCTTCCGTGACAGTGGTGAAGCGACAGACTTTTCCAGCATCCAGGAGGCGCATACCCACATCATCGACCAGGTGGTCGAAGTGGACGAGGCGCTCATGGAAGCCTACCTGGAGTCCGGCCAGAACCTCGAGGCGCAGCAACTTCACGACGCCTTCGAGAAGGCGCTGCGCGAGCGGCACCTGATCCCGGTGTTCTTCGTCTCCGCCGAGACCGGGGCGGGCGTCGCCGAACTGCTGGACTACATCGTCAAGCTGATGCCCAGCCCGCGCGAGGCCAACCCGCCGCCCTTCATGCGCGGCGAGGGCGAGGCGGCCGAGCCCGTGGTAGTCGCCTCCGAGCCCGACCAGCACGTGGTGGCGCACGTCTTCAAGGTCATCGTCGATCCCTATGTCGGCCGCACGGCCGTCCTGCGCGTGCACCAGGGCACCGTGAAGACCGGTTCACAGCTGTTCGTCGGCGACGCCCGCAAGCCCATCAAGCTGAACCATCTCTACCGGCTGCAAGGCAAGCAGAACATCGAGGTCGACACGGCAGGCCCGGGCGACATCGTGGCGGTGACGCGCATCGAGAGTCTCGACTTCAACGACGTGCTGCACGACTCGCACGACGAGGACCATTTCCACGTGCGCCTGCCGGAGATGGCGCCCCCGATGATGGGCGTGGCCATCGCGCCGGCGCAACGCGGCAATGAGCAGAAGCTCTCCGACGCATTACAGAAGCTGTGCGCCGAGGATCCGGCGCTGCGGGTAGAACATCGTCCGTCTACCAACGAGACGGTCGTGCTGTGCAGCGGGGAGCTGCACTTGCGGCTGATGCTGGAGGCGATGCGGGACCGCTTCAACGTCGAGGTGGAAACGCACCCGCCGACCATCCCCTACCGCGAGACGATCACCCGCCCTGCCGAGGGGCATCACCGGCACAAGAAACAGACCGGCGGCGCCGGCCAGTTCGGCGAGGTCTACCTGCGCATCGCACCGCTGCCGCGCGGTGCCGGCTTCGAGTTCGTCAGCGAAGTGGTCGGCGGCACGATTCCCCAGCAGTTCATCCCGGCGGTCGAGAAAGGCGTGCGCCAGGCACTGGAAAGCGGGGCCATCGCAGGTTTTCCGCTGCAGGACATCCGCGTCGCCGTTTACGACGGCAAGACCCACCCCGTGGATTCCAAGGAGGTTGCCTTCGTCAGTGCCGGACGACGGGCCTTCCTGGAGGCCATCCAGAACGCGGCGCCGATCGTGCTGGAGCCCATCGTCCAGCTCCAGGTGACGGTCCCGATCGATGACCTCGGAGCGGTCACCGGACACCTGTCGCAGCGGCGCGGGCGTATGCTGGGATCGACCTCGCTCACGGGGCAGCGTATCCAGATCAACGCCGAGGCGCCGCTGTCAGAGCTGCAGGACTACGCCAACCAGCTGAAGTCCATCACGGGCGGCTCCGGCGCCTGGTCGATGCAGCTCGACCGCTACGAACCTGTACCGGCGAAGGTGCAGCAGGACCTGGTCGCGGCGGCGAAGCCCGCGACGGCCGACTGA
- a CDS encoding S-adenosyl-l-methionine hydroxide adenosyltransferase family protein: MPFAPTGLLTLTTDFGTSDPFVGIMKGRILGRLPGAHIVDLTHAIPPGRADLGGFWLAQAWTEFPPGTVHLAVVDPGVGTERKVVLAECHGQLLLAPDNGLLPEALRAGRTPAWRIMRPDLPARLGLGPLSRTFHGRDLFAPLAGLLAAGELEPAGFGPAGLPQDPNPLPRPLSSPGRIRGRVVLADHFGNLITNIAAPLLHGFRQPRVEAGGQSLPLLGTYAEAAPGAPLALVNAFGLVEIAVRGGNAAVGLGLGAGQSVDIRDGIAA, from the coding sequence ATGCCGTTTGCCCCCACTGGGCTGTTGACTCTGACCACCGACTTCGGCACGTCGGACCCCTTTGTCGGCATCATGAAAGGCCGCATCCTGGGCCGCCTCCCGGGCGCGCACATCGTCGACCTCACCCATGCCATCCCGCCGGGACGAGCGGACCTCGGGGGCTTCTGGCTGGCCCAGGCCTGGACAGAGTTCCCGCCCGGCACCGTGCACCTGGCCGTGGTCGATCCCGGGGTGGGCACGGAGCGCAAGGTCGTGCTGGCCGAGTGCCACGGCCAGCTCCTGCTGGCGCCGGACAACGGCCTGCTGCCGGAGGCGCTGCGGGCGGGCCGCACCCCAGCCTGGCGCATCATGCGCCCCGATCTCCCCGCCCGGCTCGGGCTGGGACCGCTGTCGCGCACCTTCCACGGCCGTGACCTGTTCGCACCGCTCGCCGGACTGCTGGCAGCCGGCGAGCTCGAGCCGGCCGGGTTCGGCCCGGCGGGGCTGCCGCAGGACCCCAACCCGCTGCCACGGCCCCTGAGCTCCCCGGGCCGGATACGCGGCCGGGTCGTGCTGGCCGACCATTTCGGCAACCTCATCACGAACATCGCCGCCCCCCTGTTGCACGGTTTCCGTCAGCCCAGGGTAGAAGCCGGGGGACAGTCCCTGCCCCTCCTCGGCACCTATGCAGAGGCCGCGCCCGGCGCGCCGCTGGCGCTGGTCAATGCCTTCGGCCTGGTGGAGATCGCAGTACGCGGTGGAAACGCCGCCGTCGGTCTCGGCCTTGGGGCCGGGCAAAGCGTGGATATCCGCGACGGCATCGCCGCATGA
- the hypE gene encoding hydrogenase expression/formation protein HypE → MALDEARIGLAHGNGGRYMRELIQEVFARHLGGGVLDTDLDACPLPTLPEGEVVFTTDGFTVQPLEFPGGDIGSLAVHGTTNDLAVAGATPLYLSLNVFIEEGLEVELLDRVIGSLARAARETGVQVAAGDTKVLRRGEGGGLYLATTGIGVRRHGLALSMDRIRPGDSLLVSGSVGDHGIAVMLAREQFGLSGELKSDAASVLPFTRALLELDGLRFMRDPTRGGLATVAHEIARATGNSVRLSESAIPVRDTVRSVCEMLGYDPYYLACEGRVVAVVAPEMAETALAAWRALPGGENAALIGQVDAEGRPVVIETELGGRRMLEELEDDPLPRIC, encoded by the coding sequence ATGGCGCTTGACGAGGCACGCATCGGCCTGGCCCACGGCAACGGCGGCCGCTACATGCGGGAGCTGATCCAGGAGGTCTTCGCCCGGCATCTCGGCGGCGGCGTGCTCGACACGGACCTCGATGCCTGCCCCTTGCCCACCCTGCCCGAGGGCGAAGTGGTGTTCACCACCGACGGCTTCACGGTGCAGCCGCTGGAGTTTCCGGGCGGCGACATCGGCTCGCTGGCCGTGCACGGCACGACCAATGACCTTGCGGTGGCCGGTGCCACGCCGTTGTACCTCTCCCTCAACGTGTTCATCGAGGAAGGGCTCGAAGTGGAGCTGCTGGACCGGGTCATCGGCAGCCTTGCCCGCGCGGCGCGGGAGACGGGCGTGCAGGTGGCGGCCGGCGACACCAAGGTGCTGCGGCGCGGCGAGGGTGGCGGCCTGTACCTCGCGACCACGGGCATCGGCGTGCGGCGGCACGGCCTGGCGCTCAGCATGGACCGGATCCGCCCGGGCGACAGCCTGCTCGTCAGCGGCTCCGTCGGCGACCATGGCATTGCCGTCATGCTGGCGCGCGAGCAATTCGGCCTCAGCGGTGAACTCAAGTCCGATGCTGCCAGCGTCCTCCCTTTCACGCGGGCACTGCTGGAGCTCGACGGCCTGCGCTTCATGCGCGACCCGACGCGCGGCGGCCTGGCTACCGTGGCCCACGAAATCGCGCGCGCCACCGGCAACTCCGTGCGCCTGTCGGAGTCGGCGATCCCCGTCAGGGACACGGTGCGCAGCGTGTGCGAGATGCTGGGTTACGATCCCTACTACCTGGCCTGCGAGGGGCGCGTGGTGGCCGTCGTCGCACCCGAGATGGCCGAGACCGCGCTGGCGGCATGGCGCGCGCTGCCGGGCGGCGAGAATGCCGCGCTCATCGGCCAGGTGGACGCCGAGGGCCGGCCGGTGGTGATCGAGACCGAACTCGGCGGCCGGCGCATGCTCGAGGAACTCGAGGACGACCCGCTGCCACGGATCTGCTGA
- the hypF gene encoding carbamoyltransferase HypF: MQDLVVERRADAGGGLSAGRRLWITGQVQGVGFRPFLYRLAQRHALSGWARNTVGEVEVLVCGRLQAVENFAREVVSEAPAIAAPRIRRSEPWEGEAPEGFAILPSAAGATPRIFVPPDYFACDDCLAELNDPADRRFRYPFINCTQCGPRYTIIRALPYDRPNTSMDAFPLCAACLAEYRDPADRRFHAEPVACPACGPRLSWSAGADAAAEARGEQALAACIEAIAAGCLVAVKGIGGYHLVCDAANESAITRLRRLKPRPTKPLAVMFPLEGADGLDRVRQAATPTAEEAALLLSPQRPIVLLARCRGTLSEQLAPGLAELGVMLPYSPLHALLLDALGRPLVATSANISGEPVLTCGDEVEERLAHLVAGCLHHDRPIVRPADDPVWRRSAGALRPLRIGRGGAPAEIELAVPVPRPTLAVGAHMKNTIALAWEHRCVVSPHIGDMGSERSMEVFEQVAADLQALYGVRAQALVCDAHPGYATARWARRQGLPLQEVLHHHAHAAALAAEVPASGPLLVFTWDGVGYGGDGTLWGGEAFLGQPGHWRRVASFRPFRLPGGERAGREPWRSAAAMCWEAAVTWPGCPDADGLARAAWERNLNTPATTAVGRLFDAAAALSGTCLHASYEGEGPMRFEAAATGMEPGEACALPLGLDQDGVLRADWAQLLAPLQDTDLPLARRAAWFHESLALTAVAIYRAVSADAAVAGVGATGGVLQNRILAERMQALFKAVGVPLALPARLPANDAAIAFGQVVECAAAAARER; the protein is encoded by the coding sequence ATGCAGGATCTGGTGGTCGAACGGCGTGCGGACGCGGGAGGTGGCCTGAGCGCCGGCCGCCGTCTCTGGATCACCGGCCAGGTCCAGGGCGTCGGCTTCCGCCCCTTCCTCTACCGCCTCGCGCAACGGCACGCCCTGTCGGGCTGGGCGCGCAACACGGTGGGCGAGGTCGAGGTGCTGGTGTGCGGGCGCCTGCAGGCCGTGGAGAACTTCGCGCGCGAGGTGGTGAGCGAGGCGCCGGCGATCGCTGCGCCGCGCATCCGTCGCAGCGAGCCATGGGAAGGTGAAGCCCCGGAGGGTTTCGCCATCCTGCCCAGCGCCGCCGGCGCCACGCCGCGCATCTTCGTGCCGCCGGATTATTTCGCCTGCGACGACTGCCTGGCGGAGCTCAACGACCCGGCCGACCGGCGTTTTCGCTACCCGTTCATCAACTGCACCCAGTGCGGCCCGCGCTACACCATCATCCGCGCCCTGCCCTACGACCGGCCCAACACCTCCATGGACGCTTTCCCGCTCTGCGCGGCCTGCCTGGCGGAGTACCGCGACCCGGCCGATCGGCGCTTCCATGCCGAGCCCGTGGCCTGCCCGGCTTGCGGTCCGCGACTGAGCTGGTCCGCCGGGGCGGATGCGGCAGCCGAGGCCCGGGGGGAACAGGCACTGGCGGCCTGTATCGAGGCCATCGCGGCAGGGTGCCTGGTCGCCGTGAAGGGCATCGGCGGCTACCACCTCGTGTGCGACGCCGCCAATGAATCGGCCATCACCCGCTTGCGCCGCCTCAAGCCGCGTCCCACCAAGCCGCTGGCGGTGATGTTTCCCCTGGAGGGCGCCGACGGACTCGACCGGGTACGCCAGGCCGCCACCCCGACCGCGGAAGAAGCCGCCCTGTTGCTCTCACCGCAGCGACCCATCGTGCTGCTCGCGCGGTGCCGCGGGACGCTGTCGGAACAACTCGCGCCCGGCCTGGCGGAACTCGGCGTCATGCTGCCCTACAGTCCGCTGCATGCGCTGCTGCTCGACGCACTCGGGCGACCGCTGGTGGCAACCTCGGCCAACATCAGCGGAGAGCCGGTACTCACCTGCGGTGACGAAGTGGAAGAACGGCTGGCGCACCTCGTTGCGGGTTGCCTGCACCACGACCGTCCCATCGTCCGCCCGGCCGACGACCCGGTATGGCGACGCAGCGCCGGGGCCTTGCGCCCGCTGCGCATCGGGCGCGGCGGCGCACCGGCGGAGATCGAGCTGGCGGTACCGGTGCCCCGGCCGACGCTGGCCGTGGGCGCGCACATGAAGAACACCATCGCGCTGGCCTGGGAACACCGCTGCGTGGTGTCGCCGCACATCGGCGACATGGGCTCGGAGCGCAGCATGGAGGTGTTCGAGCAGGTCGCCGCCGACTTGCAGGCGCTGTACGGTGTCCGCGCCCAGGCGCTGGTCTGCGACGCCCACCCCGGCTACGCCACCGCCCGCTGGGCGCGCCGCCAGGGCCTGCCGCTGCAGGAGGTGCTGCACCATCACGCTCATGCCGCAGCGCTGGCGGCGGAGGTCCCGGCAAGCGGACCCCTGCTGGTGTTCACCTGGGACGGCGTGGGCTACGGCGGCGACGGGACCCTTTGGGGCGGCGAGGCCTTCCTCGGCCAGCCCGGGCATTGGCGCCGCGTGGCGAGCTTCCGCCCCTTCCGCCTGCCCGGGGGAGAACGCGCCGGCCGCGAGCCGTGGCGCAGCGCCGCCGCCATGTGCTGGGAGGCGGCCGTGACATGGCCCGGCTGCCCCGACGCCGACGGGCTGGCGCGCGCGGCCTGGGAAAGGAACCTCAATACGCCGGCCACCACGGCCGTGGGCCGGCTGTTCGACGCCGCCGCAGCGCTGAGCGGTACCTGCCTGCACGCCAGCTACGAGGGTGAAGGCCCGATGCGCTTCGAGGCAGCGGCAACGGGGATGGAGCCGGGCGAGGCCTGCGCGCTGCCCCTCGGTCTCGATCAGGACGGCGTGCTGCGCGCGGACTGGGCCCAGTTGCTCGCGCCGTTGCAGGATACCGACCTGCCGCTGGCCCGCCGTGCGGCGTGGTTCCACGAAAGCCTGGCGCTGACGGCGGTGGCGATCTACCGCGCGGTGAGTGCGGATGCGGCCGTTGCCGGCGTAGGCGCCACCGGCGGCGTGCTGCAGAACCGCATCCTGGCCGAGCGCATGCAGGCACTTTTCAAGGCCGTGGGCGTCCCCCTCGCCCTCCCCGCCAGGTTGCCGGCCAACGATGCCGCCATTGCCTTCGGCCAGGTGGTCGAATGCGCCGCAGCCGCTGCCCGGGAGAGGTAG
- the hypD gene encoding hydrogenase formation protein HypD translates to MSATAREWLERIRALPLPDRVRVMNVCGGHERSISMAGLRDALPPQVELIPGPGCPVCVCPEEDVYHAMQIALHDPEVIVVSFGDMLRVPVNLPLKETRSLEQAKAAGGDVRPVASPMEAVQIARENPGRRVVFFAAGFETTTAPVAAMLAAGPPDNLMVLLSGRLTWPAVAMLLESEDRGFDALIAPGHVATVMGPEEWEFVVDQHKLPAAVAGFHPESLLAATYSVLRQLVEGKCFLDNCYPEVARPGGNPTARRFLDETMAVVDANWRGIGTIPASGYALQPHLAARDARLHFPDYGAHDRKRAGLMPKGCDCARVVLGKIYPNQCRIYGSACTPRTPVGPCMVSDEGACRIWWSNGVRTREVA, encoded by the coding sequence ATGAGCGCCACGGCGCGGGAGTGGCTCGAGCGCATCCGCGCCCTGCCCCTGCCGGACCGTGTGCGCGTCATGAACGTCTGCGGCGGGCACGAGCGCTCCATCTCCATGGCGGGGCTGCGCGACGCACTGCCGCCGCAAGTTGAACTCATCCCCGGTCCCGGCTGCCCCGTCTGCGTGTGTCCGGAAGAGGACGTCTATCACGCCATGCAGATCGCCCTGCACGATCCCGAGGTGATCGTGGTCAGCTTCGGCGACATGTTGCGCGTACCGGTGAACCTGCCGCTCAAGGAAACACGCAGCCTGGAACAGGCCAAGGCCGCCGGCGGCGACGTGCGGCCGGTGGCTTCGCCCATGGAAGCGGTGCAGATCGCCAGGGAGAACCCGGGCCGGCGCGTGGTGTTCTTTGCCGCCGGCTTCGAGACCACCACAGCGCCCGTGGCCGCCATGCTGGCCGCCGGCCCGCCGGACAACCTCATGGTGCTGCTGTCGGGCCGCCTCACCTGGCCCGCGGTGGCCATGTTGCTGGAGTCCGAGGATCGGGGCTTCGACGCCCTCATCGCCCCCGGCCACGTCGCGACAGTGATGGGGCCGGAGGAATGGGAATTCGTGGTGGACCAGCACAAGCTGCCGGCGGCGGTGGCAGGCTTCCACCCGGAGAGCCTGCTCGCCGCCACCTATTCCGTGCTGCGCCAGCTGGTCGAGGGCAAATGCTTCCTCGACAACTGCTATCCGGAGGTGGCGCGACCCGGCGGCAACCCGACGGCGCGCCGTTTCCTCGACGAGACCATGGCCGTGGTCGACGCCAACTGGCGCGGCATCGGCACCATCCCGGCCTCCGGTTATGCCTTGCAGCCGCACCTGGCGGCGCGCGACGCGCGACTGCACTTCCCGGACTACGGCGCCCATGACCGCAAGCGTGCCGGGCTCATGCCGAAGGGCTGCGATTGCGCGCGCGTGGTGCTGGGGAAAATCTATCCGAACCAGTGCCGCATCTACGGCAGCGCCTGCACGCCGCGCACGCCGGTCGGCCCGTGCATGGTGTCGGACGAGGGCGCATGCAGGATCTGGTGGTCGAACGGCGTGCGGACGCGGGAGGTGGCCTGA